The following are encoded together in the Lactuca sativa cultivar Salinas chromosome 1, Lsat_Salinas_v11, whole genome shotgun sequence genome:
- the LOC111915876 gene encoding non-specific lipid transfer protein GPI-anchored 5, whose translation MALYQSTNTIASTTMILVIIVATLYGGATAQSSGCTSVLISLSPCLNYISGNTSTPSSGCCSQLASVVQSQPECLCQVLNGGGSSLGLSINQTQALALPSACNVQTPPTSRCNAASPSNSPSETTPSSGTTPSSETTPSGNPSGKGSETNTVPSTDNGSSDASSTKFAAIPIVFTLLVAAYAMVF comes from the exons ATGGCACTATATCAAAGTACCAACACAATTGCATCGACAACAATGATCCTAGTGATCATAGTGGCCACCCTCTACGGAGGTGCAACAGCTCAATCATCAGGGTGCACAAGTGTGCTAATTAGCTTGTCCCCATGCCTCAACTACATTTCTGGCAACACATCAACCCCATCATCAGGATGTTGCAGCCAACTTGCGAGTGTAGTCCAATCACAGCCAGAGTGCCTGTGTCAAGTCCTTAATGGTGGTGGCTCATCTTTGGGTCTTAGCATCAACCAAACTCAGGCTCTTGCATTACCTAGTGCATGCAATGTCCAGACACCACCAACCAGTCGATGCAATG CTGCATCTCCAAGTAACTCCCCTTCAGAAACCACACCTTCTTCGGGAACCACACCTTCTTCAGAAACAACACCTTCAGGAAACCCTTCGGGTAAAGGCAGCGAAACAAACACTGTGCCATCAACAGATAATGGTTCATCAGATGCATCTTCAACTAAATTCGCAGCCATTCCTATCGTATTTACACTACTAGTTGCCGCTTATGCTATGGTGTTTTAA